In Gammaproteobacteria bacterium, a genomic segment contains:
- a CDS encoding hypothetical protein (Evidence 5 : Unknown function): MTDEYSAHHAKVVKEYKLNTR, from the coding sequence GTGACGGATGAATATTCTGCTCATCACGCTAAAGTAGTTAAGGAATATAAATTAAATACCCGCTAG